The following coding sequences are from one Microbacterium sp. SORGH_AS_0969 window:
- a CDS encoding ester cyclase, translating to MEAGETRDWFADFLDAQNRRDLEAVRGFLDPGMRRAHLPAGAEAWIADYAELLHAFPDWQWRRIQLIVEDDRLAVHVRGSGTHTGTYRHLSATRRRVNIAAFAIYRLSHGRIVEASGTDDAEQIRALLV from the coding sequence GTGGAGGCCGGGGAGACGCGTGACTGGTTCGCCGACTTCCTCGACGCCCAGAACCGCCGTGATCTCGAGGCGGTCCGGGGCTTTCTCGACCCCGGTATGCGTCGCGCCCACCTCCCGGCCGGGGCCGAGGCCTGGATCGCCGACTACGCCGAACTGCTGCACGCCTTCCCCGACTGGCAGTGGAGGCGGATTCAGCTGATCGTCGAGGACGACCGTCTCGCGGTACACGTGCGGGGTTCCGGGACGCACACGGGCACATACCGGCACCTCTCGGCCACGCGCCGCCGCGTGAACATCGCCGCGTTCGCGATCTACCGCCTGTCGCACGGTCGCATCGTCGAGGCATCCGGTACTGACGATGCCGAACAGATCCGCGCGTTGCTCGTCTGA
- a CDS encoding BLUF domain-containing protein: protein MAEPLRSVTYSSAAVSAFGAKELADLLSSSRAANLARDLSGMLLFRGNRFLQVLEGPESLVRELIDRIRRDPRHRDMRILVDEEIDERRFADWTMGYETLNVPQKAAPEGFRDSFDDLDSDDDTVTARALRELTVWFRARSANPR from the coding sequence ATGGCAGAGCCCCTGCGATCGGTGACGTACTCCAGCGCCGCGGTGTCGGCCTTCGGTGCGAAAGAGCTGGCCGACCTGCTGTCGTCGAGCCGGGCCGCGAACCTCGCGCGCGACCTGTCGGGCATGCTGCTGTTCCGGGGCAACAGGTTCCTCCAGGTACTCGAGGGCCCCGAGTCCCTCGTGCGAGAGCTCATCGACCGGATCCGCCGCGACCCGCGGCACCGCGACATGCGGATCCTCGTCGACGAGGAGATCGACGAGCGACGCTTCGCCGACTGGACGATGGGGTACGAGACCCTGAACGTTCCGCAGAAGGCGGCGCCCGAGGGCTTCCGCGACTCCTTCGACGACCTCGACTCCGACGACGACACGGTCACGGCGCGCGCGCTGCGCGAGCTGACGGTGTGGTTCCGCGCGCGCAGCGCGAACCCGCGCTGA
- a CDS encoding Gfo/Idh/MocA family protein, translating into MGQPHGIGIVGLGVISAQYLATLGDHPDVRIVATADLDHARAEEVANGIDGCRALSVDDLVADPAVQTVLNLTVPAAHAEIASKALAAGKDVFGEKPLAATLADAQRVVAARGRAWLGCAPDTVLGTGVQTARAALEAGAIGRPVAATATWVSAGHEAWHPHPDFYYREGGGPLLDMGPYYLTTLFHLLGPIARVSGASSRPRDTRTIASGPRAGEVIPVEVDTHVTGVLEHVGGAASTVTFSFDAPVSDAAPIEVYGETGTLSVPDPNLFDGEVRVRAGRHDEWHAVTERAGYEHAGRGIGILDRVRTGSDRTDAGIALHVLEVMTALQESARTGTRVEIETRPAPPTVVPFTDEERWRAG; encoded by the coding sequence GTGGGCCAGCCGCACGGTATCGGAATAGTCGGCCTCGGCGTCATCTCGGCGCAGTACCTCGCCACCCTCGGCGACCACCCCGACGTACGGATCGTCGCGACCGCCGACCTCGACCACGCGCGCGCCGAGGAGGTGGCGAACGGGATCGACGGATGCCGAGCCCTCAGCGTCGACGACCTCGTCGCCGACCCGGCGGTGCAGACCGTCCTGAACCTCACCGTTCCCGCCGCGCACGCCGAGATCGCCTCGAAAGCTCTCGCCGCCGGCAAGGACGTCTTCGGGGAGAAGCCGCTCGCGGCGACCCTCGCGGACGCGCAGCGCGTCGTCGCGGCGCGCGGACGTGCGTGGCTCGGCTGCGCCCCCGACACGGTGCTCGGCACGGGCGTGCAGACCGCGCGCGCCGCTCTCGAGGCCGGTGCCATCGGGCGACCGGTGGCGGCGACGGCGACCTGGGTGTCCGCGGGCCATGAGGCGTGGCATCCGCACCCCGATTTCTACTACCGCGAGGGCGGCGGGCCGCTCCTCGACATGGGACCGTACTACCTCACGACACTGTTCCATCTGCTCGGACCCATCGCCCGGGTGTCGGGAGCCTCGTCGCGACCGCGGGACACGCGGACCATCGCGAGCGGCCCGCGGGCGGGCGAGGTCATCCCGGTCGAGGTCGACACCCATGTGACGGGGGTCCTCGAGCACGTGGGCGGCGCGGCGTCGACCGTGACCTTCAGCTTCGACGCGCCGGTCAGCGATGCGGCCCCGATCGAGGTCTACGGCGAGACGGGCACTCTGTCGGTGCCGGACCCCAACCTCTTCGACGGCGAGGTGCGCGTGCGCGCCGGCCGCCACGACGAGTGGCACGCCGTGACCGAGCGGGCCGGATACGAGCACGCGGGCCGCGGGATCGGCATCCTGGATCGGGTCCGGACGGGCTCGGATCGCACCGATGCCGGCATCGCGCTGCACGTGCTCGAGGTGATGACGGCCCTGCAGGAATCTGCCCGCACCGGCACGCGCGTCGAGATCGAGACGCGGCCGGCGCCGCCGACCGTCGTTCCGTTCACGGATGAGGAGCGGTGGCGCGCGGGGTGA
- a CDS encoding ThuA domain-containing protein, producing the protein MSHRRALVVRGGWDGHHPVEATELFLPFLRDNGFDVRVSESNEVYADADEMAATDLVLQCVTMSEISREALAGLRTAVANGAGLAGWHGGIADSYRASSDYLQLVGGQFATHPGRHPDERPGTEEDNYLAYRVELTDLGRTHEITAGLDDFDLDTEQYWVLTDDLNDVLATTTHPVQPYHPWHRPIVSPAVWTREWGAGRVFVATPGHTPDILREPSARTIIERGLLWASRTVSE; encoded by the coding sequence ATGAGCCATCGACGAGCGCTGGTCGTGCGCGGAGGGTGGGACGGCCACCACCCGGTCGAGGCGACCGAGCTGTTCCTGCCGTTCCTGCGCGACAACGGCTTCGACGTCCGCGTCAGCGAGTCGAACGAGGTGTACGCCGACGCCGACGAGATGGCCGCGACCGACCTCGTGCTGCAGTGCGTCACGATGTCGGAGATCTCTCGCGAGGCTCTCGCCGGGCTGCGCACCGCCGTCGCGAACGGCGCGGGACTGGCCGGATGGCACGGGGGCATCGCCGACTCGTACCGCGCGTCGTCGGACTATCTGCAGCTCGTCGGCGGGCAGTTCGCCACCCATCCGGGTCGGCATCCCGACGAGCGACCCGGCACCGAGGAAGACAACTACCTCGCGTACCGCGTCGAGCTCACCGACCTCGGCCGCACGCACGAGATCACCGCGGGCCTCGACGACTTCGACCTCGACACCGAGCAGTACTGGGTGCTGACCGACGATCTGAACGACGTCCTCGCCACGACCACGCACCCCGTGCAGCCGTATCACCCGTGGCATCGCCCGATCGTGTCGCCGGCCGTCTGGACCCGCGAATGGGGCGCGGGGCGCGTCTTCGTCGCCACTCCGGGTCACACCCCCGACATCCTGCGGGAGCCGTCGGCGCGCACCATCATCGAAAGGGGACTGCTGTGGGCCAGCCGCACGGTATCGGAATAG
- a CDS encoding substrate-binding domain-containing protein — MSRPTLAQVADAAGVSIATASRVLRERGEISPTTRARVRDAAAALGYGGGGQGRPRAGTARLIDLVMGRYDGPYSEEVVVGAREAATRLGYDLVLTAERDDPADDWPARIAARGSGGVVLGLNVPTARQFALLEAAAIPLVLFEPSSESRVPLPNVRTTDRAGGADAARHLIDRGARRFVVVDGAPSYRWGRARVEGFGAALAEIVPDAVLRRVATGWSASGARRVVRAALTELPGDGSVGVFACSDEMAAGVYAAAADLGLRIPDDVLVVGFDDVRGARWLRPALTTVRQPIREMAAAAVELLVQPPAGEPTTIELPTRLIVRGSTG; from the coding sequence GTGTCCCGCCCCACGCTCGCCCAGGTCGCGGACGCCGCGGGCGTGAGTATCGCGACGGCGTCGCGGGTGCTGCGCGAGCGCGGCGAGATCTCGCCGACCACGCGTGCCCGTGTGCGGGACGCGGCTGCCGCGCTCGGATACGGCGGAGGCGGACAGGGGCGTCCGCGCGCGGGGACCGCTCGGCTCATCGACCTCGTGATGGGGCGGTACGACGGTCCGTACAGCGAAGAGGTGGTCGTCGGCGCGCGCGAGGCCGCGACGCGTCTCGGGTACGACCTCGTCCTGACCGCCGAGCGGGACGACCCCGCCGATGACTGGCCCGCGCGCATCGCCGCGCGTGGCTCGGGCGGGGTCGTGCTGGGCCTGAACGTCCCGACGGCCCGCCAGTTCGCGCTGCTCGAGGCCGCGGCGATCCCGCTCGTGCTGTTCGAGCCCTCGTCGGAGTCGCGCGTTCCGCTCCCGAACGTCCGCACGACCGACCGCGCGGGCGGCGCGGACGCCGCGCGGCACCTGATCGACCGTGGCGCGCGTCGCTTCGTCGTGGTCGACGGCGCTCCCTCGTACCGGTGGGGTCGGGCGCGCGTCGAGGGCTTCGGCGCGGCGCTCGCGGAGATCGTTCCGGATGCCGTGCTGCGCCGCGTCGCGACCGGGTGGAGCGCCAGCGGCGCCCGGCGTGTGGTCCGCGCCGCCCTGACAGAACTGCCCGGTGACGGCTCCGTCGGTGTCTTCGCGTGTTCGGACGAGATGGCTGCCGGCGTGTACGCGGCGGCGGCCGATCTGGGGCTCCGTATCCCGGACGACGTGCTCGTCGTGGGCTTCGACGACGTCCGCGGCGCGCGCTGGCTCCGCCCGGCGCTGACCACGGTGCGTCAGCCGATCCGCGAGATGGCCGCGGCCGCGGTGGAACTGCTCGTGCAGCCGCCGGCGGGGGAGCCGACGACGATCGAGCTGCCGACGCGGCTGATCGTGCGGGGGTCGACGGGGTGA
- a CDS encoding Pr6Pr family membrane protein gives MTSRRARAITRLVAAAIALIVVLIAYGLRFAVGDGNPFDFFGYFTNQTSSLTALVLIAVALRQLAGRGIPEALAIAWGVGTACLVVVAIVYNTLVPGTGSAPPWVSVILHIVFPVFVVVDFASALDRPRLRWRALWWVLPYPCLWLAVVLVRGQTDGWVPYGFLLPERGPVSLAAHVIGILALLMLAAAGVWGLSRSRVRAHPPEPVSRS, from the coding sequence GTGACCTCGCGCCGTGCTCGTGCGATCACGCGGCTCGTCGCCGCGGCCATCGCGCTCATCGTCGTGCTGATCGCGTACGGACTGCGCTTCGCCGTCGGCGACGGCAATCCCTTCGACTTCTTCGGATACTTCACGAATCAGACGAGCAGTCTGACCGCTCTCGTGCTGATCGCGGTGGCCCTCCGCCAGCTCGCCGGTCGCGGGATTCCCGAGGCTCTCGCCATTGCCTGGGGCGTCGGGACCGCCTGCCTCGTCGTCGTGGCGATCGTCTATAACACGCTCGTGCCCGGAACGGGATCGGCTCCGCCGTGGGTCAGCGTCATCCTCCACATCGTGTTCCCGGTGTTCGTCGTGGTCGACTTCGCCTCGGCCCTCGATCGTCCGCGCCTGCGCTGGAGAGCGCTCTGGTGGGTGCTCCCGTACCCGTGCCTCTGGCTCGCTGTCGTGCTCGTGCGCGGGCAGACGGACGGCTGGGTGCCCTACGGATTCCTCCTGCCCGAGCGCGGCCCGGTCTCGCTCGCGGCGCACGTGATCGGCATCCTGGCTCTCCTGATGCTCGCGGCGGCGGGCGTGTGGGGGCTGAGCCGGTCGCGGGTTCGAGCTCACCCGCCCGAGCCGGTGTCGCGCTCCTGA
- a CDS encoding YdeI family protein yields the protein MADPPELTVTDAAHWRAWLDANESASDGVWLVLAKKGTTEPTSLTYAEALDEALCSGWIDGRKQSRDAATFRQHFTPRRARSMWSTRNVDIVARLIEEGRMRPRGADEIARAQADGRWDRAYAGSATIEVPPDLRAALDAVPEAARAFETLNKSERYSVLHPVVTATSDALRAKRIAAHVARLAASVDPTS from the coding sequence GTGGCCGACCCACCCGAACTCACCGTCACCGACGCCGCGCACTGGCGTGCGTGGCTCGACGCGAACGAGAGCGCGAGCGACGGCGTCTGGCTCGTGCTGGCGAAGAAGGGTACGACCGAGCCCACCTCACTCACCTACGCCGAGGCCCTCGACGAGGCGCTCTGCAGCGGATGGATCGACGGGCGCAAGCAGTCCCGGGATGCCGCGACCTTCCGCCAGCACTTCACTCCGCGCCGCGCGCGATCGATGTGGTCCACGCGCAACGTCGACATCGTGGCGCGCCTGATCGAGGAGGGGCGCATGCGCCCGCGCGGCGCCGACGAGATCGCCCGCGCCCAGGCCGACGGGCGGTGGGACCGCGCGTACGCGGGGTCCGCCACGATCGAGGTCCCGCCCGACCTGCGGGCAGCTCTGGATGCCGTTCCCGAAGCGGCTCGTGCTTTCGAAACGTTGAACAAGAGCGAGAGGTACTCCGTGCTGCACCCGGTGGTCACCGCGACGAGCGACGCCCTGCGGGCGAAGCGGATCGCCGCGCACGTCGCCCGGCTCGCGGCATCCGTCGATCCGACGAGCTGA
- the dcd gene encoding dCTP deaminase: MLLSDRDIRAELASGRLGLDPFDPAMVQPSSVDVRLDRYFRLFDNHKYPFIDPAEDQPELTRLIEVDPDEPFILHPGEFALGSTFERVSLPDDVAARLEGKSSLGRLGLLTHSTAGFIDPGFSGHVTLELSNVATLPIKLWPGMKIGQVCYFRLTSPAESPYGSGPYGNRYQGQRGPTASRSALNFHRTDVGATDAGSAGR, encoded by the coding sequence GTGCTGCTCTCCGATCGCGACATCCGAGCCGAACTCGCCTCCGGACGCCTGGGGCTCGACCCCTTCGACCCCGCCATGGTGCAGCCGTCGAGCGTCGACGTGCGGCTCGATCGGTACTTCCGGCTGTTCGACAACCACAAGTACCCCTTCATCGACCCGGCCGAAGACCAGCCCGAGCTGACCCGTCTGATCGAGGTCGACCCCGACGAGCCGTTCATCCTGCACCCGGGCGAGTTCGCGCTCGGCTCGACGTTCGAGCGGGTCTCGCTGCCCGACGACGTCGCGGCGCGTCTCGAGGGCAAGTCGTCGCTCGGGCGTCTCGGCCTGCTCACGCACTCGACCGCCGGGTTCATCGACCCGGGTTTCTCGGGTCACGTCACCCTCGAGCTCTCGAACGTCGCGACCCTGCCGATCAAGCTCTGGCCCGGCATGAAGATCGGGCAGGTCTGCTATTTCCGCCTGACCTCGCCCGCCGAGAGCCCCTACGGTTCCGGCCCCTACGGCAACCGCTATCAGGGGCAGCGCGGCCCGACCGCTTCGCGCTCGGCGCTGAACTTCCACCGCACCGACGTCGGCGCGACCGACGCGGGTTCCGCCGGACGCTGA
- a CDS encoding MarR family winged helix-turn-helix transcriptional regulator → MNTSSSLDARSLAHRLNAVGHALHHRLFEQLRASDLDPRTIAILSVIDGRLDAPWVSDRISRGGKRVAALAERGWIARTDDAWTLTDEGRAILDRVDADRASILADLPADALAQLSASLDAVADALGVDATDAGPRGFRGGRGFGPGFGPAFGPGAGRGFGRGFGPGFRGHGDHAGFERGERTGSERAEHGEHGHGRLRHHDGFARGEHGFGRHGHGAHHDGEHRHGGSHRAHRAAQRAFERGFDAGFVRGREASASGEPSASE, encoded by the coding sequence ATGAACACCTCTTCTTCTCTTGATGCCCGCAGCCTCGCCCACCGCCTGAACGCGGTCGGCCATGCACTGCACCACCGCCTGTTCGAGCAGCTCCGCGCGAGCGACCTCGACCCGCGGACCATCGCGATCCTCAGCGTCATCGACGGTCGCCTCGACGCCCCGTGGGTGAGCGACCGCATCTCCCGCGGCGGCAAGCGCGTCGCCGCTCTCGCCGAGCGTGGCTGGATCGCCCGGACCGACGACGCCTGGACGCTGACCGACGAGGGTCGCGCGATCCTCGACCGGGTGGACGCCGACCGCGCGTCGATCCTCGCCGACCTGCCCGCCGACGCGCTGGCCCAGCTCAGCGCCTCGCTCGATGCCGTCGCGGACGCCCTCGGGGTGGATGCCACGGACGCCGGGCCCCGCGGATTCCGCGGCGGACGCGGCTTCGGCCCCGGCTTCGGGCCTGCGTTCGGTCCCGGCGCCGGCCGGGGCTTCGGCCGCGGTTTCGGCCCCGGATTCCGCGGGCACGGCGACCACGCCGGGTTCGAGCGCGGCGAGCGCACCGGGTCGGAGCGTGCAGAGCACGGTGAGCACGGCCACGGTCGACTCCGCCACCACGACGGGTTCGCGCGCGGCGAGCACGGCTTCGGCCGACACGGCCACGGCGCGCACCACGACGGCGAGCACCGTCACGGCGGCTCGCACCGCGCTCACCGCGCGGCGCAGCGTGCCTTCGAGCGCGGCTTCGACGCCGGGTTCGTCCGCGGCCGCGAGGCTTCGGCATCCGGTGAGCCCTCGGCATCCGAATGA
- a CDS encoding MarR family winged helix-turn-helix transcriptional regulator, with product MTSDPADDIAAALAKLRGRRPRPPFGPDEHHHPHGHGGPWGRGAPPWADPAHGRFGGPARLRLLDALVAASDALSVSEIAEAVGVDQPRASRLVQQATQMGLVAREPDPDDARRTRVRLTPEGEKLISSFRGRRRDAVRSALESFTDAERADLARLLAKFAEAWPRD from the coding sequence GTGACCTCCGATCCCGCCGACGACATCGCCGCCGCTCTCGCGAAGCTGCGCGGGCGACGCCCGCGCCCCCCGTTCGGTCCGGACGAGCATCACCACCCGCACGGACACGGCGGACCGTGGGGTCGAGGGGCGCCGCCGTGGGCGGATCCCGCGCACGGACGCTTCGGCGGACCCGCGCGCCTGCGCCTGCTGGACGCCCTGGTCGCGGCATCCGATGCTCTATCCGTCAGCGAGATCGCCGAAGCGGTGGGTGTGGATCAGCCGCGCGCTTCGCGCCTCGTGCAGCAGGCGACGCAGATGGGGCTGGTCGCGCGCGAGCCCGACCCCGACGACGCCCGCCGCACCCGCGTGCGCCTCACCCCCGAGGGCGAGAAGCTCATCTCGAGCTTCCGCGGAAGGCGACGGGATGCCGTGCGCTCCGCGCTCGAGTCGTTCACCGACGCCGAGCGCGCCGACCTCGCCCGTTTGCTGGCCAAGTTCGCCGAGGCCTGGCCGCGCGACTGA
- a CDS encoding MFS transporter, which yields MPSPGTASPNVSTRRPVIAWALWDWGSAAFNAVVTTFVFSTYLASELFVDPAIVAAANGNDDDPALVHALAENASVVGLALMFAGIVVALVAPVLGQRSDGTGRRKLWLGVNTGLVVLAMAAMVFVEGTPAYLILGATLIAVGNVFFEFASVNYYAMLTQVSTRENIGRVSGFGWGMGYVGGIVLLILLLVLFIQSFGNPDAGGLLAVSKDGGLNIRLAILASALWYAVFAIPVLLRVPEIPAQRREVRVGFFRSYVVLWNTLRSLWRDSRQVLLFLVASAVFRDGLTGVFTFGAIIAAQVFGFSSTEVLYFAVAANVVAGVSTFAAGRLDDRFGPKRVITASLICLIVLGAAMLFIGTSQTGFWIVGLGLCAFVGPVQSASRSFLARVAPEGREGEIFGLYATTGRAVSFLAPGLFALFVGLTGDTRLGILGIVLILAVGLVLLLPVKAKPATIV from the coding sequence ATGCCTTCCCCCGGGACCGCCTCGCCGAACGTCTCGACCCGCCGCCCGGTCATCGCCTGGGCCCTCTGGGACTGGGGTTCGGCCGCCTTCAACGCGGTCGTGACGACGTTCGTGTTCAGCACCTACCTCGCGAGCGAGCTCTTCGTCGACCCGGCGATCGTGGCCGCCGCGAACGGCAACGACGACGACCCCGCGCTCGTGCACGCCCTCGCCGAGAACGCGAGCGTCGTCGGTCTGGCGCTGATGTTCGCCGGCATCGTCGTCGCGCTCGTGGCCCCCGTGCTCGGACAACGCTCCGACGGCACCGGCCGCCGCAAGCTGTGGCTCGGCGTGAACACGGGCCTCGTCGTGCTGGCGATGGCCGCCATGGTGTTCGTCGAGGGCACGCCCGCGTATCTCATCCTCGGCGCGACGCTCATCGCCGTCGGGAACGTCTTCTTCGAGTTCGCCAGCGTCAACTACTACGCGATGCTCACGCAGGTCTCGACGCGCGAGAACATCGGCCGCGTCTCGGGCTTCGGCTGGGGCATGGGGTACGTGGGCGGAATCGTGCTGCTCATCCTGCTCCTCGTGCTGTTCATCCAGAGCTTCGGGAATCCGGATGCCGGTGGCCTCCTCGCCGTGTCGAAAGACGGCGGCCTGAACATCCGGCTCGCGATCTTGGCATCCGCCCTCTGGTACGCCGTGTTCGCGATCCCGGTGCTTCTGCGCGTGCCCGAGATCCCGGCGCAGCGACGCGAGGTGCGGGTGGGATTCTTCCGCTCGTACGTCGTGCTGTGGAACACGCTGCGGTCGCTCTGGCGCGACAGTCGGCAGGTGCTGCTCTTTCTCGTCGCGAGCGCGGTGTTCCGCGACGGCCTGACGGGCGTGTTCACGTTCGGCGCGATCATCGCGGCGCAGGTGTTCGGCTTCAGCTCGACCGAGGTGCTTTACTTCGCCGTCGCGGCGAACGTCGTGGCGGGGGTGAGCACGTTCGCGGCGGGACGCCTCGACGACCGCTTCGGACCGAAACGCGTGATCACCGCCTCGCTGATCTGCCTGATCGTGCTCGGCGCGGCGATGCTCTTCATCGGAACGTCGCAGACCGGGTTCTGGATCGTGGGCCTCGGCCTGTGCGCCTTCGTCGGTCCGGTGCAGTCGGCGAGCCGGTCGTTCCTCGCGCGCGTCGCACCGGAGGGCCGTGAGGGCGAGATCTTCGGCCTCTACGCGACCACCGGACGCGCGGTGTCGTTCCTCGCCCCCGGCCTGTTCGCCCTGTTCGTCGGGCTGACGGGCGACACGCGCCTCGGCATCCTGGGGATCGTGCTGATCCTCGCCGTCGGCTTGGTGCTGCTGCTCCCGGTGAAGGCGAAGCCGGCCACGATCGTCTGA
- a CDS encoding DEAD/DEAH box helicase, whose product MASEIPVDSAEAETTPEKLTFADLGLDAAVLKALKDVGYETPSAIQAATIPVLLQGRDVVGLAQTGTGKTAAFALPVLSQMETGHKNPQALVLAPTRELALQVCEAFEKYAAHIKGVSVLPVYGGQGYGQQLSALRRGVDVIVGTPGRIMDHLDKGTLDLSELKFLVLDEADEMLKMGFAEDVETILADTPSTKQVALFSATMPAQIRRISAQYLNDPEEITVKTKTTTSANITQRYLVVSYQQKIDALTRILEVENFEGMIVFTRTKNETETVAEKLRARGYTAAAINGDIAQVQRERTVNQLKSGKLDILVATDVAARGLDVERISHVVNYDLPIDTESYVHRIGRTGRAGRTGDAISFVTPRERRMLTAIEKATRQPLTEMSLPSVDDVNATRLTRFDDAITAALEDTAAIATFRDVVAHYVAHHDVPEADVAAALAVVAQGDTPLLLEEETIQQPRFDRDRADRPAREPREGGDRRSSGGRFATYRIAVGRRQRVEPRQIVGALANEGGLRRNDFGAIQIRQDFSLVELPADLSRDTINRLADTRISGQLIDLRLDQGGRSAKRSDRPQRRDRDRD is encoded by the coding sequence ATGGCATCCGAAATCCCCGTCGACTCCGCTGAGGCTGAGACCACCCCCGAGAAGCTCACCTTCGCCGATCTGGGACTGGATGCCGCCGTGCTCAAGGCCCTGAAAGACGTCGGGTACGAGACCCCGTCCGCCATCCAGGCCGCCACGATCCCCGTGCTGCTGCAGGGGCGCGACGTCGTCGGTCTCGCCCAGACGGGCACCGGCAAGACCGCGGCCTTCGCGCTGCCGGTGCTGTCGCAGATGGAGACGGGGCACAAGAACCCGCAGGCGCTCGTCCTCGCTCCGACCCGCGAGCTCGCGCTGCAGGTATGCGAGGCGTTCGAGAAGTACGCCGCGCACATCAAGGGCGTCTCGGTGCTGCCCGTCTACGGCGGTCAGGGCTACGGCCAGCAGCTGTCGGCGCTGCGCCGCGGCGTCGACGTGATCGTCGGCACCCCCGGTCGCATCATGGACCACCTCGACAAGGGCACGCTCGACCTGAGCGAGCTGAAGTTCCTCGTGCTCGACGAGGCCGACGAGATGCTCAAGATGGGCTTCGCCGAAGACGTCGAGACGATCCTCGCCGACACCCCCTCGACCAAGCAGGTCGCGCTCTTCTCCGCGACGATGCCGGCGCAGATCCGACGCATCTCGGCGCAGTACCTCAACGACCCCGAAGAGATCACGGTCAAGACCAAGACCACGACCTCGGCGAACATCACGCAGCGCTACCTCGTGGTGTCGTACCAGCAGAAGATCGACGCGCTCACGCGCATCCTCGAAGTCGAGAACTTCGAGGGCATGATCGTCTTCACCCGCACGAAGAACGAGACCGAGACGGTCGCCGAGAAGCTGCGCGCCCGTGGCTACACCGCCGCCGCGATCAACGGCGACATCGCCCAGGTGCAGCGCGAGCGCACGGTCAACCAGCTGAAGAGCGGCAAGCTCGACATCCTCGTCGCCACCGACGTCGCCGCCCGAGGCCTCGACGTCGAGCGCATCAGCCACGTCGTCAACTACGACCTGCCGATCGACACCGAGTCGTACGTGCACCGCATCGGCCGCACGGGCCGCGCGGGCCGCACCGGAGACGCGATCAGCTTCGTCACCCCGCGCGAGCGCCGCATGCTCACCGCGATCGAGAAGGCCACGCGCCAGCCGCTGACCGAGATGTCGCTGCCGAGCGTCGACGACGTCAACGCCACGCGCCTGACCCGCTTCGACGACGCGATCACCGCGGCCCTCGAAGACACGGCGGCGATCGCGACCTTCCGCGACGTCGTCGCGCACTACGTCGCGCACCACGACGTTCCCGAGGCCGACGTGGCCGCGGCCCTCGCCGTCGTGGCGCAGGGCGATACGCCGTTGCTGCTCGAGGAGGAGACGATCCAGCAGCCGCGATTCGATCGCGACCGCGCGGACCGCCCGGCCCGCGAGCCGCGCGAGGGCGGCGACCGGCGCAGCAGCGGCGGACGCTTCGCGACGTACCGCATCGCCGTGGGCCGTCGCCAGCGAGTCGAGCCGCGCCAGATCGTCGGCGCTCTCGCGAACGAGGGGGGCCTGCGCCGCAACGACTTCGGGGCGATCCAGATCCGCCAGGACTTCTCGCTCGTCGAGCTCCCCGCCGACCTCTCGCGCGACACGATCAACCGCCTCGCCGACACCCGCATCTCGGGCCAGCTGATCGACCTGCGGCTCGACCAGGGCGGACGCTCCGCGAAGCGCAGCGACCGGCCCCAGCGTCGGGATCGCGACCGCGACTGA